In a genomic window of Nostoc sp. UHCC 0870:
- a CDS encoding type II toxin-antitoxin system VapC family toxin, giving the protein MKSEVFLDTSFAIALAAPQDYLHQRAVNLAKLLDEAGTHLITTQTVMLEIGNVLCQQTHRHQAIVLLNSLISDPKVEIVPLSQELYERAFQLYCESPDKDWGFIDCVSFIVMQSCGITEALTANEHFQQVGFRVLLRESLP; this is encoded by the coding sequence ATGAAATCTGAAGTGTTTCTTGATACATCATTTGCCATTGCCTTAGCCGCACCTCAGGATTATTTACATCAGCGAGCTGTAAACTTAGCTAAATTGTTAGATGAGGCAGGTACACACCTGATTACAACACAAACAGTCATGCTAGAAATTGGCAATGTCTTATGCCAACAAACCCATCGCCATCAGGCGATCGTGCTGTTAAATTCTCTAATATCTGACCCCAAAGTAGAAATTGTCCCTTTATCTCAGGAATTATACGAAAGAGCTTTCCAGCTATATTGTGAAAGCCCTGATAAAGACTGGGGATTTATTGATTGTGTATCTTTTATTGTTATGCAATCCTGTGGCATTACTGAAGCTTTGACTGCCAACGAGCATTTTCAACAGGTAGGATTCCGCGTCTTGCTGCGTGAAAGTCTCCCTTAA